From one Lotus japonicus ecotype B-129 chromosome 3, LjGifu_v1.2 genomic stretch:
- the LOC130744084 gene encoding uncharacterized protein LOC130744084, whose translation MENFINKSETGLKNHEAAIKNLETQMGQMAKQMTERPPGMFPSDTAINPKENCSAITLRSGVTLNGSEQKKVENSNVNDEFVGDIDPLGENKIEAEKKKKDKNKTSTTIPTDRNCKAYFPKALVKKNLEKQFSKFLQVFKKLQINIPFSEIPLSEALEQMPAYAKFMKDIMYGRRKLSDVKETIMMTYECWAILQRKLPQKMKDPGSFTIPVEIEGLPVAKALYDLGASINLMPLTIFERLGLGEVTPTMINLQLADR comes from the coding sequence ATGGAGAATTTCATCAACAAATCAGAGACTGGTCTTAAAAATCATGAAGCTGCTATAAAAAATTTGGAGACTCAGATGGGACAGATGGCTAAACAAATGACAGAAAGGCCCCCAGGTATGTTTCCTTCAGACACTGCCATTAATCCTAAAGAAAATTGTTCTGCCATAACTCTTAGGAGTGGTGTTACCTTGAATGGGTCTGAACAAAAAAAGGTAGAAAATAGTAATGTCAATGATGAGTTTGTAGGAGATATTGACCCTTTAGGAGAGAATAAGATAGAagctgaaaagaaaaaaaaggacaaGAACAAAACTAGCACTACCATCCCCACTGATAGAAATTGCAAGGCATATTTTCCAAAAGCTTTGGTGAAAAAGAATTTAGAGAAGCAATTTTCTAAATTTCTTCAAGTTTTCAAAAAATTGCAAATTAATATTCCATTTTCTGAAATTCCATTGTCTGAAGCTTTGGAACAGATGCCTGCTTATGCTAAATTCATGAAAGATATTATGTATGGGAGGAGAAAATTGAGTGACGTAAAGGAAACCATAATGATGACATACGAGTGTTGGGCTATTTTACAAAGGAAGCTCCCTCAGAAGATGAAGGATCCTGGTAGTTTCACAATTCCTGTAGAAATTGAAGGTCTACCTGTTGCTAAGGCTCTCTATGATTTAGGAGCAAGCATTAATTTGATGCCTCTCACAATATTTGAGAGGTTGGGTTTAGGAGAGGTCACTCCCACCATGATCAACCTACAACTAGCTGATAGGTAA